The following is a genomic window from Aphelocoma coerulescens isolate FSJ_1873_10779 unplaced genomic scaffold, UR_Acoe_1.0 HiC_scaffold_193, whole genome shotgun sequence.
CTCACCGTcccctaagaaggccggggtcctcCGACCGCACGCTTCGGCCGCGCTCCGAGGCCGACGCCGTCATCGCGGGGTAtgcctgggttaagaggagacaaggtggtgtggcattgctgaaacttaagtggaccctccctcctcctccctccctgactcaCCGCAACTCCACGGCCGTGGATGTACCGGAAGGTAcctcagaagagaaaatgtaaaggcttcGTTGCAGAGTCCCGTAACACTTCCAGAGCGCTCACGACGGTGGCAAACCGGGTCTGTCGGGCGGTCGGCGAGAAGGTTCGGCATAAAAAAAGCGGAccccctaaaacacacaaatgacaatggatgcttagaacTGCACCGGAAATTGATAACCGAGCAATAACAACTCATTCTGTCCACCGGTCACCGCTTACCTCGCTCCATCGACCTTGACTACTGCTATCCAGCTTTACCTCCtgaaagcaaagacaaagaacaatgctgtaacataGCCACCATTTACAGTTACCCCACAAACACAGACGGCGACTGACCTTCTTGCGGGAACCCCCTCGCCCGGTCTTGGGCGCCCTGACACAGATTTcatccatctgcatctgaaagaaagcgatgacaaaagtcagagTCCTGCATGAtaacagctccaggcatcctgtgtcaatctaggaataccagctagaggccaaactacaccctatATTACAGATTTCAAGGCCTTGGGACTTGTCCTACTGCACCTATACACCAGACTACACGgcggggcagagcagctccgggccaaacccatgcaggcacccgtgacacaggaaatGACAAACGAGGAGATgcgatgaagagagaaaactctGGCAAGAGGAATGACCGCAAGGACCGAGAGAATGCGGAGCGAGATGATCTCGGCGAGACCGACGAGGCTCGAAGAAGATGCTAACGGAAGGGCTTATTccgagaaccgcaaagatggatgcccgagaatcgtCCGGTCAGAATCCTCTACCGCTCTTTGCATTCTGACAAGTCCTAATCCTCTGTAATGGATCACTGCGGTGCAGAGCTGTGAATatagctcagaacaagaccataaAAGACCTCTGACTCAATGCCTCTGAAGGGAGATGCGATTCCAATGTGCATCCAAGCTCGTCGGTCAAAGCTCCGACGGTATCGGCACCCGGCCGAGGAACACGGATGCTAAGGATGATGCCTGGCATTTCCGATAAGCTGGCCCCTCGAAGGGCTAAGGAAAAAGACCtaagacacaagatgcccaaaagacacagaacatacaACAGACAAGTGACACGACACgcaccgggactgctctgcccgcctcggcattgtgatcaaaagtgagacttgccctttatgtgggctaaggggccccttcttggacattcCCGCcttcaaagctgactcaaaaatccctcccggcgaggcccgacccGGCACCCTGCTTTCATCCCCTCAGTGGGTCGTAAccctcgacttatctctcggacgtcCGGGATGTGAATCCGCCTCGGGTGCAAAATAAGGCTACCTCGCTGTCCGGGAAGTTCCTGCCATCTCCTAGTCAGCtacaacaaagaaaaccaaaacatcagaaaatgtaaaggcttcATTGCAGAGCCCCATAACACTTTGGGAGGGCTCACGAGGGCGGCGAGCCGGCTCTGTCGGCCGGTCGGTGAGGGGATTTGGCATAATACAAGTAGACTGCTCAAAACACGCAAATGACGATGGCCGCTTAAAGTTTAGAGTACCGGCACTCGGCACCCGAGCGATAACAACTTTTTCCTTCCACCGGTCACCGcttacctcactaacttgaccttgactgctgagatctggctttatctcctaaaagaaagagacaaagaACGGTGCTATAACATAGCCATCATTTACACTTGCCCAGCACAGACAAACAGTTactgaccttcctgcgggaatcccctcacccggtatggggcgctctgccacagatttaatccatctgcatctgaaagaaagcgatgacaaaagtcaaagggctgcatgagaatttCACGGCTCCGACCATCTCGTGTGaatttaggaatatcatctagagccCAGCTACaacctacattacaaatttcaagtccccaggccttgttctattacacctatgtGCCAGACTATGCGGCAGGgcggagcagctccgggccaaaccCGTGCaagcacccgtgacacaggagatgacaaatgaGGAGACACGACAAGGACAGAAAACTCTCTGCGAAAAGaacgactgcaagcacatcaaagggctaaggcagaaGACAcgagacacaagatgcccaaaagacacagaacgtaacaatagacaggtgacacgaCACGCACcgggattgctctgccctgcgcacatCGGCATTGCGATCAAAAGCGAGACTTCCctttatgtgggctaaggggccccttcttggatatctccatctccaaagctaattcaaaaatccctcccggcaagTTCcaacccgacaccccgctttcatcccctccgTAGGTCAGAGccctcgacttatctctcggaTGTCCGGGGATGCGAAcgtgcctcgggtgcaaaaagAAGGCTGGCTCTCGCTACCCGGGAAGGTCCTGCTGTCGCTGGGCTGTTGTCTCTTAGTCagatacaataaagaaaaccaagatcAAACTATGAGTTTAGTGGCAAATCGCAACAAGTCGGCAGCTCGCTTCGCTCCTAAGTGCCCCTAGATTCTCAAGGCCCTAGCTTTATCCCTAGTCTAAGGCTGCGGCTGCTATTGTGAGAGGCACCCAGGGTAGCAAGGGACAGAGTTACAAGGCGTTTCCATAAATGCATGGGATGTGTTTGCATGCCATAAAACTTGTAAATGAGGCTGCTATGCTTATGGAAAGGCCTTAAGCGGCTCCCAAATACACCGTGCCGCCTTCAAAAGCCCCCTGCTGTAACTCCTAACCCGCTACCCTGCTCGTCCTCCCTCTCCCGGTCGCAATCCTCAACTTCCCTATCGGAAGCCTCAATCTCGGACACCATCTACGGCACGAGGTAGATCCCTTTTTGGACACAATgaattcactgaaaaaatttGAAGTATCCCACTCAACACAACCCGGAATAGCAGGAAGTTGCactgctccaaaaaaaaaaaaccttagcacaaaaccagaaattataaAACCACCTTACCAACCCTAAACATGTAACCCAAATGAGTGAACTTAAATATTACCTGTATTCCATGGTATCTTCTTCCCAATGTCTTCAAAGCCTCTGTTGCTTTAGAGGCTAAAAGAGCCTGCTGAAAGCAAGCTGAGATAAGCAGAAAGATCCCCATCACTGAAATGAGAGGAGAGCTCTTACCCCACTCACTCCCAGAGAGGGAATGACTCCCCTTGCAAAAGCCTGGGCTTAATATACCCCTGGCCGGGTCCGCCCCTCGTTCCCATGAtgcccagggaaaagggaggagccAAATCCTGCAAGGTATAAAAGCCCTCCTAGGAGTTGCCACTGTTTGGCTCCTCTGACTTAAATTTGAGGTGAGTAAAGGGCTTGGTAGGAAACTCTGCAGGGAAACGAcgatgctttctttttttgcttttatattgagCAAAAGGGTGGCCGGCCGGTAAGAAATCAAACTTTGTGTTTTGGGAACTCAGCTAGGTAATTTGTTGTTAAGTTGCATAATTATTCCCTAGTAATTACTGAGTAGTACTCCACCTGTGGCTTAGTAGGGTAGAGAAGAATAGTAATTTTATTAACGATGTAACTCTCCTTGGGACCTCTAATTAAGGCTAtatacattataaataaaaataagacttcTTAATACCCTCCTAGCTGCTATTAGGGTTACGTCCGTGCGGGGCTCGCTCCCGTATGACGTTCGGTACCGGGGCTTGGGTAGGAGCACCCTGAGATGCAATTTAAATCCTTAAAATGCTCAAAAAGGGAGAGCTTTCTTTGACTGAAGTCTTTAAAATGAGGGAACGGGCAGGAGTTGCCTCCACTTGAACCGATACAATGGCAAATTAatggcttctccccttcaatttAATCCCCTAACCTATTGGGAAAAGAGGGGTTTTCCTCACTTTAAAACTCTctggtgctggaaaaagggggatttttcctCAATTCAAACCCTTAGAAAGGAGGGAGAACTGGGCTTCCCCCTCAATTTAAACCTTACAATGatggaaaagggggagatgAAAGGGACCTCACATACTGCCCTGCCCGCTCAGGTGCTGCCCCTTGGCACGAGagcttttccctgggtgttttctTGAAGCGATGCTCCTTACCCGGGTGCATCCGGCCGCTCCCCGGCTCCTGCGGAGCGCTGCGACCGTTGTTCCCGAAGCGTCTCTCGGGACGCCTCCGTTGGCCCCTCTCGACCGGCAGCTCCCCGTGTAGGTGTGCCTCGGGAACCCTCTGAAAGCGACCTCTGGCAGAGCCGCCCCCTCCTCATCCACGCCGGTCGCGCTCGGTGCTGCCGCACCTCGGAGCGGGGGGATGAGGCGGAGAAAGGTCCTGCCGGTCGTTCCCTCCCCTACGTGGGCCGTCGTCCGCCCCCGAAACGCCGGGGTGTGGGGCTTTCCTTTCCGTGGAAAAGGACCGGCCTTCTCGTCCGGGTGCAcgtggccaaaattgggatcccgcctccaaaattccctatGTCCTAGGCTTGTACTTACCGAGGAAATTCCCTGCCGATCGCAAGCGATTACCGGTAATGGTTCTTCCATAATTGTTACTGACTTCCGTTTCCTTTGAAGTGTTTGACGTGTTCCTCGAGGGGGTCGAGGGTTTGGCCGGGTCGTTTATGGCCCGTCCCGGCAGGCCCGGACCGAACCCGAGCGCCCCCGTCGCCGGTCCGCCCTGAATTTCGGTGAAATATTgatattgtttataaatacTCCCTTTCCCTGCTACTCGGTCTTTCCTCGTGTatctgcagggagagggtttacTCTATCCCTTGATCCCACCCGCAGCTCTCCGGCCCAAATGCCGATGCTTGCGGACACGATCTAAGCAGAAAACTACTACGAGTGTTGGCTTTTTGAAGTAAAAGTCTTATTGTACATCTGGctgtacaatttaaaaaaatgcatctattGATGGTCATTATGGGAAAgcttttcagaggagaaaatacccattttggtagcacagatcccattttgacaatactgcatttttgtgggtttgggaatcCTGCCTGTACAAGACATCTGAAAATCGGTATTTTACAATTTGATATTTGGAAACGGggtcattttgatattttggaacttgatattctgttgttttgaaatggaattagtttggtattttggaacctgGTATTCTGATATTTGGAAACCGGGTAactttggtattttggaacttggTAATTTGTAACTGGGTTACTTTGGTATTTCTGAACGTGTTCTGGCAATTTGAAACTGGGTTACTTTGCTACCTCTGAACGTGGtgttctggtattttgaaactaggctattttaatattttggaacTGGGTATTGTGGTTGtttgaaactgtttttctggtattttgaaatttgGGTTTCTATGATTTTGAACTAggttattctggtattttgttccaaaataccagacaaataacaaacaaaacaaagaacaaaatttttctgtaggctgtttttttggtgtatttgtaggcttttttttttttccctgtgtattgTATGATGAGCTTTTACTGGTTTTGTAACCtcggggtttggttttttgtaatctgcgcctggcagggacctggggcATCCCGGTCGAGTCTCTAGGCTTCGTTTGCTGTCTTCCGCTACGATTAACAGTTCCTGGCATGGGAACTGTTAAATTACAGACTATATGATGAGACGCTTcctgaaacaaattaattccAGCTAAAtgactcttcctgctctgcagttccTATACCTGGCCCGGTTTAAATCCGTACCTAGCCCGACTCTTCGGTCCTTCCGTTTCCTACCGCTCTGCTCGGGGCTTTGCACCTCACGCTCTTTCCTCCCTCGGTGGCGTCACGGCAGAATGTGGCGAGGTTTTGGCCGGCACTTGACGTCTCCGAGATGAACTTACCGagaattcttctgcttttcgcTGCACCTGCCACAACAACATTtgttcactgaaataaatgctttccACAATGAACTAAAGGTGTAAGGGAACAAGCGCTGCACTGTTGGGGAGGAGGATAGTTTGGCAAGGGAATTACACAGATCTGGAGGCTTGGCAGAattgaaaaaaaggcaagaaaaacacaaggacTCCAAGCCCAAGCTACATCCACTACACAAAACGTATTGGCCATAAAAGCAAGAAATTCCCATCTGCTTCtaaaaaacctaagcagcacaaaataaaatctattttgctAGAGTTCTGCTTACCATAAAAAACCCTGATTAATTTAATCATGACACTTAAACTTCAGGCATATTAGAAAACTTGTACTGTCTGAAATGTCAGGGGAGGCTGATGCAGCAGCTCCACCCCAGTCACTGtgctggaaagcacaggaggCACCTGCTACATCACAGGTacttttggaaataaataaaacgcAGCACTTTAGGTTGTGACAGATTGTAAAGCACTGTACCTAAAAGCCCCATAACATAAACATGTACTGAAGCTGAAGCAAGCACCACATTTGAAGCTTCTTTCCATCCTGTTCCTTCCACCCACTTCCTGCagttccctgggagctgccaggagcactTACTTGCACTGAAGCATCTCCCATGATGAATTTTGCCCCTTCAATAACAGCTAAGTAGGAGAACCGGAGCTGATCTGCAGTCTGGATGAGCCCCATCCTGTACTTCCTCATTTCCAGGAGAACCTGCTTAACGTCCACGGAAGAAGGGTCTTTCCGTTTGTCCATCTGCAGATAAAAACGTGAAACGTGTTTTCTGCTCTGATGAGGTTCACTACAATGACTCACTTTGTGGTAAGGCCTTCACACCACCCTCCACATTACAGAACGAATGAACTCACATACAATTGGTATCAACGGCTCTTTACTGGGTCTCCAAAAACACACAGGGGAAAACACTGGGCctcaaaaatgctgctttccctgAAAGCAAAGCCTGTCTTTGCGAATCACTCTGAAAACTGGAGACTTTTCTTCCCCTAACTCAAAATGGCCACTTAGGAATGAGACCTGCCTTGGAATACACTCCCAAAACAGCAGAGTAAAACAACAGGAAATCACAGGgaacccctccagcccctgctccagctcctttaaGGCTGCACCAAAGCTCCCCTGAAGGTGCCTGTGCAGGAGAGGTGGCCCTGCAGGTGGCCCTTACCAGCAGCAGACAGGTGTCCACCAGGCAGAAGGTGCCCGACCTCCCGATGCCAGCGCTGCAGTGCACCACGACcgggccgtgcccggggctcGGCGAGCCCGACTCCCGCACCTTGAACGGGAAATTCAGGAACGAGGCCGGCGactctgggaccccaaagtcGGGCCAGGTGGTGTAGTGAAAGTGCAGAATCTCCCGAGTTTCCTGGGTCCGCAAAAACAGGGTTTGGGAACAGTTTTAGTTTGGATACACCAGTCAGAAGGACTGACTTAAATTCCAAGGACAAAGTTTCAGGGAGTCTCAGGGAGTTTTTATAGCTGCACAGCCAAGAAACTAATTACAAGTAATTGTCTCTTGTTGTGAAGGTCTCCACTGGGACCAAAGGGAATTGGGTAAGTAAATTTACTTATTTACAATTCAGCTATTTCAGTGCAGCTCAGAAGCCTGTGTCACTCTGGGTATGGCTGAGACATGAAACCGCCTGGAGTGTCCCCAGGTACGTCTCAGAAATATCCAAGAGTTTCATTTCCATGACATCTCATGCAGAATCATCAAATCCAGACCAATTCGTGACCCCCAATTTCAAGCCAATCTCCTGGCCCGGCTGCGGCGCGATTCATCTGGTGCCCCGagatgggaccctctctgcccggctgcCGGATCCAGGGGTAAGCGGACCTCCCGGTCgcgaccctgaattttcagggggagctcGGCTGTCCTTTGGCTCGCGGCGGGGGCGgacaaggaccatctgcaccaaattaaggtatttgctattccttttaaacacagaaatacctgcaggtccagggttcgagtccctgagggtgggttgaaagtcccgaagaagactgggtctcccaaaattagtcctgggcaagaaaaaaaagtacttttaaggggttggaccccactgGGAAAGGTACCTTTAAGGGGCTGGACCCCACTGGCGTGTGCTATTGtactgctatttttgttttgtctgtcgctattctgctgctgtgtgagtgagagtggatGAGACGTGCTGTCAAAGTACAAAGCGAGTGAGAGGCTCTATCTGCGGTTCCGTACCCCGGCGACGGGCTCGACCGGAGGAAAGCGAAGCGTTTGGCAAAGAGCGAATGAGCATAAATCACATAAACTGTCGGTTTGGAATTCAACCTTACTGTCCAAAGGGGGTggattttagaggagaaagattttagctattgaattgaaaacatGCAGACCCCCAACGCCTTTCTGATATAGctccatctgatttcccttttgaaatcccGTGTTAAGTGTGAGAAAACGGTTCTAAAGCTTGTCTTTGTGAgcatgtattaattgtgagagaaagtggtattgtatttctactagatggagtgggtggtgtccaagctgccagaggagagagcttggtatcagactagaaagagcaggaataaagaacttggcagaaaaggaaagtgcagataatgttaaaggggagagtggcagagaatagtgagaaatttgagaggagctggttagaaaagtacagcaagCGTACggaagaagagatgaggaaaaggcaaaagcaatggcaaaggtgatggcagaggtTGTAAGAATTGTGGACATTGTGGTTAATAGGTTTGGGTGTTtagttcccttttctgcttggtgtTTTGTGCGGAGCTGCGAGGCTCCTGTTATGtggtgcttgtgcagagctgaaaggctcctgtttggaggggacccgtgcccctgtgccttttgtgttttgttgtgaaaagccaaaattggcaGGTTTCGGTTCTGAGGTGAATCCGGAGCTCCTATCTTGTGGggaaccctcccctgccaccggtctgtggtttattgtggagaactagaattggcagattctaatcctgcggccaattctgcagctgctgccttgtggggatggtgttgtccctgtgcaggcccaggtatttgtcatgcagcctcATCTGCGGGGGCTGTAAAGAAACCTATGGGGAGAATGTTTTGCTGTCCTTCCTTGGTTAATTTGTTAGTCACCTCTCTACTCCTGGGGTggacttggtaaaaaaaaaaaatattgagataAGGAACAATTGGTTACTAAAAGATGATTGATTACTAAAAATGTGAttggttattttaaaaaaaaaaaaaggcgactcaaatgcctgattcacagactgcaactcttgcaaaacttttaaaagcagtctcgCTCCCTCCGCTGAAGAATCAATTGGAAGAAACCCCACCgaaaacctgtgggagacaacaaaagtggtgcgacaagcacttcatagaataaaaactaaaactccacttgaataagttaatgcaattaaactcttgtttcactcagacatatttttttgggggaagtttgtttcttttctcttttctaggaatgtcaaatgtcccgacatcaaagataaagcaagcagtttgagagcaaggaaactgcaagcagcaaaatcacacctaaatgtgataaccGTTGCTTCgctgtcactttgtgttagccctataaagttttacttcttttttaataatcggtctagtgggccaaattttcacttttcttttataggaatctaccaacacatgagatggagctgtgtgaaCACCAATGAAATTGaaagtgtcaccataattgcttgcattgtcagttggttaatgtttgtaatttgtttgtggTTTCATTGCAAGTGACAGATCAAATAGTAGTTAAagcattctacatattcttgagtttaatttttgtctaacttgttttgtctttttactgaaaaatggtgtggcTCAGGTCTTATGGATGTATAATTTGTTTCAACCAATATGatcctgagagttggtataagaatttatacatatttgaaatcctacaaatatgGACTAACCCTCCcggttctgcctcagaaggcttcaaaattattataatctggctaaattttttggattttctaattagtgaattaaagaatcgtgacaaaacacaagcaaatgctacatgagaaatgattgaatcccccttcctaaaccaggagggatacagaaaagccttctaccagctctcaaactaaagtgctgttcaatctcatgccatatgtcttaagaggatgttttaacttttcctcgcccctcctatttatagcatattctgcaatctcagttgtaggtgcagaatgggatgaaggcaatttattcaccgaaaaaaaaaaaggctacatgaggtaaaaagaaaaaaaaaacaaaccctaagtttgaaagagaattcatttcatttttaatcccaccaaaaataaagccacagtttgtagtttgtgtcaagattaaatgacgagagtgctataatctgtctcctggaaaacagagcatagccctgatgtaaagatatgtttgcatgagaatattttgtatgaaaatgt
Proteins encoded in this region:
- the LOC138101105 gene encoding tyrosine-protein phosphatase non-receptor type 1-like, producing MPYRLLSSLAPGLILGDPVFFGTFNPPSGTRTLDLQETREILHFHYTTWPDFGVPESPASFLNFPFKVRESGSPSPGHGPVVVHCSAGIGRSGTFCLVDTCLLLMDKRKDPSSVDVKQVLLEMRKYRMGLIQTADQLRFSYLAVIEGAKFIMGDASVQVQRKAEEFSVSSSRRRQVPAKTSPHSAVTPPREERA